The proteins below come from a single Nitrosarchaeum sp. genomic window:
- a CDS encoding radical SAM protein — protein MKVLLIHPPVRVDHDPLDIPAGLSILASISMNEGNKTALLDLNIERPIPSWNDIAKQIAVESWDLIAIGGLSSMYKDIKKILYISRKLNPNSLIVCGGGFITYMPDKIMRFNPEIDIAAIGEGEDTFKEILQNFDSKKWDSIKGICYRENNEIVFTAPRPLIPNLDVIPYPAWDLLDMEEYFKYSGSMWFNGAWKSKRRVNFVTERGCPRQCTFCTHNGMNRWDQIALLGNEKVKLLDQEAGFQAITRFFSPKYVVEHTLYLSEKYGIDYICLLDENLTSSPKRVHELCDLWIKEGLNKKIQLGTAGDAPSITPEIVKHMKEAGFTFITIGGESGSDKVLLKDIGKGVTRAHNQQAVDTLIAGGVSPVMTFMVGNPNEDINDVLETVDFFIQNNVEINPFICTPYPGTKIFMDNQDFILEQYDEKLRLLQAGRFPNISKDKITKWKDEALEKFLLSLNNATDYSCTVSKHFDFSDLISIRYFMHTKDVSRLLKLSHLRNWSHKPKWDKECPVCNAEEILNKICINP, from the coding sequence ATGAAGGTCCTGTTAATTCATCCTCCAGTCAGAGTGGATCATGATCCTTTGGATATACCAGCTGGATTGTCTATTTTAGCCAGTATATCAATGAATGAGGGTAATAAAACAGCTCTTTTGGATCTTAACATCGAGAGGCCCATTCCAAGTTGGAATGATATTGCAAAACAAATAGCTGTGGAATCTTGGGATTTAATTGCAATAGGTGGTTTGAGTAGCATGTACAAAGATATTAAAAAAATATTGTATATTTCAAGAAAGCTTAACCCTAATTCTCTAATTGTTTGTGGTGGAGGTTTCATTACATATATGCCAGATAAAATCATGAGATTTAATCCAGAAATTGATATTGCTGCAATTGGTGAAGGAGAAGACACCTTTAAAGAAATTTTACAAAACTTTGATTCAAAGAAATGGGATTCCATCAAAGGTATTTGTTATAGAGAAAACAATGAAATTGTATTTACTGCTCCACGTCCACTAATTCCAAATTTAGACGTCATTCCATATCCTGCGTGGGATTTATTGGATATGGAAGAATATTTCAAGTATTCTGGTTCTATGTGGTTTAATGGTGCATGGAAAAGCAAACGCAGAGTGAATTTTGTAACTGAAAGAGGATGTCCTCGTCAGTGCACTTTTTGTACGCATAATGGAATGAATAGATGGGATCAAATTGCTTTATTAGGAAATGAAAAAGTTAAACTACTAGATCAAGAGGCTGGGTTTCAAGCGATTACAAGATTCTTTTCCCCAAAGTATGTTGTTGAACATACATTATATCTTTCTGAAAAATATGGGATTGATTACATTTGCCTCCTTGATGAAAATTTAACATCAAGTCCAAAAAGAGTTCATGAACTCTGTGATTTATGGATTAAAGAAGGATTGAATAAAAAAATACAATTAGGCACTGCAGGAGACGCTCCTAGCATAACCCCAGAAATTGTAAAACACATGAAAGAAGCTGGATTTACTTTTATAACCATTGGTGGAGAAAGCGGAAGTGATAAAGTATTACTAAAAGATATAGGTAAAGGTGTTACTAGAGCCCATAACCAACAAGCGGTTGATACGCTAATTGCTGGTGGTGTTTCTCCTGTGATGACATTTATGGTTGGTAATCCCAATGAAGATATCAATGATGTTCTTGAAACTGTAGACTTTTTTATTCAAAATAATGTAGAAATTAATCCTTTCATTTGCACTCCATATCCTGGAACCAAGATATTCATGGATAACCAAGATTTTATTTTAGAACAATATGATGAAAAATTAAGACTTCTTCAAGCAGGTAGATTTCCTAACATATCCAAGGACAAAATAACTAAATGGAAAGATGAAGCACTAGAAAAATTTCTTCTTTCACTGAATAATGCCACTGATTATTCATGTACAGTAAGTAAACATTTTGATTTCTCTGATTTAATTTCTATTCGGTATTTTATGCATACAAAAGATGTATCGAGATTATTGAAGCTATCACATCTTAGAAATTGGTCTCATAAACCAAAATGGGATAAAGAGTGTCCAGTTTGTAATGCAGAAGAAATCCTAAATAAAATTTGTATTAATCCCTAA
- a CDS encoding N-acetyl sugar amidotransferase, which translates to MIRYCKNCVYPETKPDLKLDESGVCNACNFLEVKNKINWDERKQELRQILEKYRNKDGSNYDCIIPVSGGKDSHYQTYVIKKEFGLNPLLVAFRPREWTELGRKNLENLKKKLDVDCIEFTPKQDIYKKMQKIGLLDFGDASWPEHFGIFTVPFQVAVNYKIKLLIWGENSQAEYGGPLEDSLNPFLDEKWREKYGTKIETNDKTSGYREPEHMLRYGIDKKDLLPYKFPDKDEIKKLGIVGVFLGHYIKWDARNQLEIIKKIGFQVNEKPCEGTYTNFENLDNKGQGLHDYLKWIKFGYGRATDNASIDIRHGRITRKEGMELVKKFEGKIPELYLDEYLTDFELSRKDFMEVIDKFANYDLFKKDTNGKLLRDDKGNLTKINYDN; encoded by the coding sequence ATGATTAGATATTGTAAAAATTGTGTTTATCCAGAAACAAAACCAGATTTGAAACTAGATGAGAGTGGGGTTTGTAATGCTTGTAACTTTTTAGAAGTTAAAAACAAGATTAATTGGGATGAACGAAAACAAGAATTGAGACAGATTTTAGAAAAATATAGAAACAAAGATGGTTCAAATTATGATTGCATCATACCTGTAAGTGGAGGAAAAGATTCACATTATCAAACATATGTTATAAAGAAAGAATTTGGACTAAACCCATTACTTGTAGCATTTAGACCTAGAGAATGGACTGAGTTAGGTAGAAAAAATTTAGAGAATCTGAAAAAGAAATTAGATGTTGATTGTATTGAATTTACTCCAAAACAAGACATATACAAAAAAATGCAAAAAATCGGATTACTTGACTTTGGAGATGCTTCATGGCCAGAACATTTTGGGATTTTTACTGTTCCATTTCAGGTAGCAGTAAATTATAAAATAAAATTATTGATTTGGGGAGAAAACTCTCAAGCAGAATATGGTGGTCCATTAGAGGATAGTCTCAATCCATTTTTAGATGAAAAATGGAGAGAAAAATATGGAACAAAAATAGAAACCAATGATAAAACTAGTGGATATAGAGAACCTGAGCATATGTTAAGATATGGAATTGATAAAAAGGATTTGTTACCTTATAAATTTCCAGATAAGGACGAAATTAAAAAGCTAGGTATTGTAGGAGTTTTTCTAGGACATTATATAAAATGGGATGCTAGAAATCAACTAGAGATTATAAAAAAAATTGGCTTTCAAGTTAATGAAAAACCATGTGAGGGCACTTACACAAATTTCGAAAATTTGGATAATAAAGGACAAGGATTACATGATTATTTAAAATGGATAAAATTTGGTTATGGAAGAGCAACAGATAATGCATCAATAGACATTAGACATGGTAGAATTACACGTAAAGAAGGAATGGAATTAGTAAAAAAATTTGAGGGTAAAATTCCGGAACTTTACTTAGATGAATATTTGACAGATTTCGAACTGTCAAGAAAAGATTTCATGGAAGTTATAGATAAGTTTGCAAATTATGATCTTTTTAAAAAAGATACAAATGGAAAATTATTACGAGATGATAAGGGAAATTTAACAAAAATTAATTATGATAATTAA
- the pseH gene encoding UDP-4-amino-4,6-dideoxy-N-acetyl-beta-L-altrosamine N-acetyltransferase yields the protein MVNRMKNKLKIKNQYKINFKKISNNDLKQIKDWRNLNKIREFTYQYTLLNTKTQNAWYSSLKKSDEKIMFLILNESHPIGTCGFVHYDKLNKSADVSIFIGDKNFHGKGIGTIILQKLIKYGFIKLNLHRIGAEIFEYNLISVKLFEKASFKKEATLRQSLWRHNKWWNVYVYSIINPGFTHNL from the coding sequence ATGGTAAATAGAATGAAAAACAAATTGAAAATTAAAAATCAATATAAAATAAATTTTAAAAAAATATCTAATAATGATCTTAAACAAATTAAAGATTGGCGTAATCTTAACAAAATTCGTGAGTTTACTTATCAATATACACTCTTAAACACAAAAACACAAAATGCGTGGTATTCAAGTCTTAAAAAATCAGATGAAAAAATAATGTTTTTAATTTTAAATGAATCCCATCCTATTGGTACTTGTGGATTTGTACATTATGACAAATTGAATAAAAGTGCAGATGTGTCTATATTTATTGGTGATAAAAATTTTCATGGAAAAGGAATTGGTACAATAATTTTACAAAAATTGATAAAATATGGTTTCATCAAATTAAATTTACACAGAATTGGGGCTGAAATTTTTGAATATAATTTAATTTCTGTAAAATTATTTGAAAAAGCGTCTTTCAAAAAAGAAGCTACTTTAAGACAATCTTTATGGAGACATAATAAATGGTGGAATGTTTATGTATATTCTATAATTAATCCTGGGTTTACGCACAATCTTTAA
- a CDS encoding GNAT family protein — translation MYLTKLMISGNLINLRAIEETDLKELKKLRNTKQARIHTREFRLLSMINQKTWFESIHTQNPPHFIMFVVENKNGKLIGICGLTYIDWKNRHAEISILLSQKNWQKTNPAKEIIYLLEEYGFGELNLHRLWAEIFETAPLNIALFEMLNYKLEGKLREKLWRNNKWNDSFIFSKLMDD, via the coding sequence ATGTATTTAACTAAGTTAATGATTTCTGGTAATCTGATAAATCTTCGTGCAATCGAAGAAACCGATTTAAAAGAATTAAAAAAACTACGAAACACAAAACAAGCGAGAATTCATACAAGAGAATTTCGATTATTAAGTATGATTAATCAAAAAACGTGGTTCGAGTCAATTCATACACAAAATCCACCACATTTTATCATGTTTGTTGTAGAAAACAAAAATGGTAAACTTATTGGAATTTGTGGGCTTACATATATAGATTGGAAAAATCGACATGCTGAAATTTCAATACTATTATCTCAAAAAAATTGGCAAAAAACCAATCCTGCTAAAGAAATAATCTATTTATTAGAAGAATATGGGTTTGGTGAACTAAATCTACATAGATTATGGGCTGAAATATTTGAAACAGCTCCATTAAATATTGCACTATTTGAAATGCTTAATTATAAACTAGAAGGGAAATTAAGAGAAAAATTATGGAGAAATAACAAATGGAATGATTCTTTCATCTTCTCTAAATTAATGGACGATTAG
- a CDS encoding N-acetylneuraminate synthase family protein — MKIKNEFFNNPDHCFIIAEAGSNWKASSKRESINRAKKLIDVAAKSGADAIKFQTYNAKSVYVENAGESKYLKKNGIRKKITDIFDEYSMKSSMLPILSKHCQKRKILFMSTPFSVDDAKNVNKFVTIHKIASYEINHVKLLEYIAKTKKPVIISTGASNIDEINFAVKLLRKNGCKNIAILQCTAKYPAPIESLNLNTVIQMKKIFKVPIGFSDHSEDPIIGPLTAIGLGATIIEKHFTIDKTLEGPDHFFALNPIELKQMINAIRKSEIARGKKIKKIEPIEKELRQFAVRSIQTIVDIKKGDRFVLDKNYAFLRPGNQKRGEEPRFWRKIEGRISKRNISKGCGILIKDCA, encoded by the coding sequence TTGAAAATAAAAAATGAATTTTTTAACAATCCAGATCATTGTTTTATCATAGCTGAAGCAGGCTCGAATTGGAAAGCATCATCTAAAAGAGAAAGCATAAACAGAGCAAAAAAATTAATTGACGTTGCAGCAAAATCAGGTGCAGATGCTATAAAATTTCAAACATATAATGCAAAATCTGTTTATGTTGAAAATGCTGGAGAAAGTAAATACTTAAAAAAAAATGGTATAAGAAAGAAGATCACTGATATTTTTGATGAGTATTCAATGAAATCATCTATGTTACCAATTTTATCAAAACATTGCCAAAAAAGAAAAATTCTTTTTATGTCAACACCATTTTCAGTAGATGATGCAAAAAATGTCAATAAATTTGTGACAATTCATAAAATTGCATCTTATGAAATAAATCATGTGAAATTATTAGAATACATAGCTAAAACGAAAAAACCAGTAATAATTTCCACTGGTGCAAGTAATATTGATGAAATTAATTTTGCTGTGAAACTATTAAGAAAAAATGGATGTAAAAATATCGCAATATTACAATGTACTGCAAAATATCCAGCACCGATTGAATCATTAAATTTGAACACAGTTATACAAATGAAAAAAATATTTAAAGTACCAATAGGATTTTCTGATCATAGTGAAGATCCAATAATTGGACCATTAACAGCTATTGGTTTAGGAGCAACCATTATTGAAAAACATTTTACAATAGATAAAACATTAGAGGGTCCAGATCATTTTTTTGCTTTAAATCCAATCGAATTAAAACAAATGATTAATGCAATTAGGAAAAGTGAGATTGCTAGAGGTAAAAAAATCAAAAAAATTGAGCCTATAGAAAAAGAACTCAGACAATTTGCGGTAAGATCAATTCAGACAATTGTGGATATTAAAAAGGGTGATAGATTTGTGTTGGATAAGAATTATGCTTTCCTTCGACCAGGAAACCAAAAAAGAGGAGAAGAACCAAGATTCTGGAGAAAAATTGAAGGGAGAATATCTAAGAGAAACATATCCAAAGGATGTGGAATTTTAATTAAAGATTGTGCGTAA
- a CDS encoding DegT/DnrJ/EryC1/StrS family aminotransferase: MKAIKLFDVSVDNREQQTLKKILFSKFWASGSGTGLVKKFENKFKNYVNAKSCIAVNSGTAALHLAISLFDIKNKEVILPSLSFVSTANAVLYNGGIPVFADVEKETLCIDPNDVEKKISKKTKMIIPVHFAGMPSNLNYLKKIAKKHNLLLIDDAAHATGSTYNEKMIGSLTDLCCFSFHPVKNLAMPTGGLISINHKDHKSFSYDLSAKRWCGITDRNGIDYNVKHIGWNYYMNEFSAGIGLVQLSKLTNLNNKRKKIAKIFYENIKLENKMKFDTNCSYHFYWILVNNRTAFRKTLQKYGVETGIHYKPIHNFSLYENRSYDLPVTEQIKNKIVSLPCHPNLSSNDIKKIITLVNKYGK, from the coding sequence ATGAAAGCTATCAAGTTGTTTGATGTAAGTGTTGATAATAGAGAACAACAGACATTAAAAAAAATCTTATTCAGCAAATTTTGGGCATCTGGATCTGGAACAGGATTAGTAAAAAAATTTGAAAATAAATTTAAAAATTATGTTAATGCTAAATCTTGCATTGCTGTTAATTCAGGTACTGCAGCATTACATTTGGCTATCTCTTTATTTGATATAAAAAATAAAGAAGTTATTCTACCTTCTCTATCTTTTGTTAGTACTGCAAATGCTGTTTTATACAATGGAGGTATTCCAGTTTTTGCTGATGTTGAAAAAGAAACACTTTGTATTGATCCAAATGACGTAGAAAAAAAAATTTCCAAAAAAACAAAAATGATTATTCCTGTTCATTTTGCAGGAATGCCATCGAATCTTAATTATTTAAAAAAAATCGCAAAAAAACATAATTTGCTTCTTATTGATGATGCGGCTCATGCCACTGGTAGCACATACAATGAAAAGATGATTGGTTCTTTAACTGATCTGTGTTGTTTTAGTTTTCATCCTGTTAAAAATTTAGCTATGCCTACTGGCGGCTTAATATCCATAAATCATAAAGATCATAAATCATTTTCATACGACTTATCTGCAAAAAGATGGTGTGGAATTACTGATAGAAATGGAATTGATTATAATGTAAAACATATTGGTTGGAATTATTACATGAATGAATTTTCAGCTGGTATTGGATTAGTGCAATTATCAAAATTAACAAATTTAAACAATAAACGAAAAAAAATTGCAAAAATATTTTATGAAAATATTAAATTAGAAAATAAAATGAAGTTTGATACTAATTGTTCTTATCATTTTTATTGGATACTGGTAAATAATAGAACTGCTTTTAGAAAAACTCTACAAAAATATGGCGTTGAAACTGGTATACATTATAAACCAATACATAATTTTTCACTTTATGAAAATAGATCATATGATTTACCTGTTACTGAACAGATCAAAAACAAAATAGTATCTTTGCCCTGCCATCCAAACCTTTCTTCTAATGATATTAAAAAAATCATTACTTTAGTAAATAAGTATGGTAAATAG
- a CDS encoding class I SAM-dependent methyltransferase, producing MIKNSARDYYDQEANAYKKMYEPNYKFYPANLIRLKLLIKLLKKNHLRTVLDIGCGTAIPMIKLLNRGFNVTGLDYSKKMVHFGKIELEKANYSSNLIYHANIEKKNSLKNRKFDAILALGVFPHIQNEKIALRNIRDLLNKKGKTYIEFRNMLFSTFSLNKYSIDFFLNDLIDTTSLPKHIKQNLINFYSKKFLVKKPHIRKDGRISYNDILAKFHNPLTLEEDLFKPLKMKIDDIHFYHFHALPPIFEEKCPKVFRNISLNLERPDSWKGYFLSSAFVVEASKL from the coding sequence ATGATCAAAAACTCTGCACGTGATTATTATGATCAAGAAGCTAATGCCTATAAAAAAATGTATGAACCAAACTATAAATTTTATCCAGCAAATTTGATTCGCTTAAAATTACTAATAAAATTACTCAAAAAAAATCATTTGAGAACTGTATTGGATATTGGATGTGGTACAGCTATACCTATGATTAAATTATTAAATCGTGGTTTCAATGTAACTGGATTAGATTATTCAAAAAAAATGGTCCATTTTGGAAAAATTGAACTAGAAAAAGCAAATTATTCTTCTAATTTAATATATCATGCTAATATTGAGAAAAAAAATAGTTTAAAAAATAGAAAGTTTGATGCTATTCTTGCTTTAGGTGTTTTTCCACACATTCAAAATGAAAAAATTGCATTAAGAAATATCAGAGATCTTCTAAATAAAAAAGGAAAAACATACATAGAATTTCGCAATATGTTGTTTTCTACTTTTTCCTTAAATAAATACTCGATAGATTTTTTTCTAAATGATCTAATTGATACCACTTCATTACCAAAACATATAAAACAAAATCTGATAAATTTTTATTCAAAAAAATTTTTAGTTAAAAAACCACACATTAGAAAGGATGGAAGAATTTCTTATAATGATATATTAGCAAAGTTTCATAATCCGCTAACTTTGGAAGAAGATTTGTTTAAACCCTTAAAAATGAAGATAGATGACATACATTTCTATCATTTTCATGCATTACCACCAATCTTTGAAGAAAAATGCCCCAAAGTCTTCCGAAATATTAGTTTAAACTTAGAAAGACCAGATAGCTGGAAAGGTTATTTCTTAAGTTCTGCTTTTGTGGTAGAAGCATCAAAATTATAA
- a CDS encoding 6-hydroxymethylpterin diphosphokinase MptE-like protein — MDNKKEIIEVTSKTFEFLKNLKTSMGKSENNWDDWFSTYFNLHKATPDAETIEQIFQNATYEKYYDEWIQNFTNNLFHIWSEHSASELKLIKTSNPSSLVIGRGPSIKKNNHLEVISQSDYDGTIVCCDGSLTNALNAGITPDKFPNFYVITIDSQQRQKLCYDHDIVRQYGQKIKCIFSTTVSPLTYMEAKKSNMEIYWLNTLFDYNNGKNSFNYISNHMIKTKNHTTGLPAIQTGGNVGTSAWVVSWAILKKSVIGLIGIDHGYSSDDRTEHDHLLPQEIDRNSAAFKRAYPILYNPEFDCYCQQDPIFQYYSNAFKEFIERTSSKIKTINATEGGALFGKFIECMTLKEFLRQNTIT; from the coding sequence ATGGATAATAAAAAAGAGATAATTGAAGTAACATCAAAAACTTTTGAGTTTCTTAAAAATCTCAAAACTTCTATGGGAAAATCTGAAAATAATTGGGATGACTGGTTTTCAACATATTTTAATTTACATAAAGCTACTCCTGATGCAGAGACTATTGAACAAATTTTTCAAAATGCAACTTATGAAAAATATTATGATGAATGGATACAAAATTTTACAAATAATTTATTCCATATTTGGAGTGAACACTCTGCTAGTGAACTTAAACTAATCAAAACTTCAAATCCATCATCTCTAGTAATAGGAAGAGGACCATCAATAAAGAAAAATAATCACTTAGAAGTTATCTCACAAAGTGATTATGATGGAACAATTGTATGTTGTGATGGATCACTAACAAATGCTCTGAATGCAGGAATTACACCAGATAAATTCCCAAATTTTTATGTAATTACAATTGATTCTCAACAAAGACAAAAATTGTGCTATGATCATGATATAGTTAGACAGTATGGACAAAAAATTAAATGTATTTTTTCAACAACAGTATCTCCGTTGACATATATGGAAGCTAAAAAATCCAATATGGAAATATACTGGTTAAATACACTCTTTGATTATAATAATGGTAAAAACTCATTTAATTATATATCCAATCATATGATTAAAACCAAAAATCATACAACAGGATTACCTGCAATTCAAACTGGAGGTAATGTGGGAACTTCTGCATGGGTAGTATCTTGGGCAATTTTAAAAAAATCTGTTATAGGATTGATTGGTATTGATCATGGTTATTCGTCTGATGATCGTACTGAACATGATCATCTACTTCCACAAGAAATTGATAGAAATAGTGCTGCGTTCAAAAGAGCATATCCAATACTATACAATCCAGAATTTGATTGTTATTGTCAACAGGATCCAATATTTCAATATTATTCAAATGCATTCAAAGAATTTATTGAAAGAACATCTTCTAAAATTAAAACAATTAATGCTACCGAGGGTGGAGCTCTTTTTGGAAAATTTATTGAATGTATGACATTAAAAGAATTTCTCAGGCAAAACACTATAACTTAA
- a CDS encoding glycosyltransferase family protein, with protein sequence MIGCIIQARMGSTRLPEKVMKTLEKNVTVLDFVIEQINKSKFIDKIIIATTTLSEDDVIEDHVKSLGISVFRGKSHDVLDRYYQCGKKFNLPIIVRITSDCPLIDPEISDLVISKFDPLKYDYVCNTHPRTFPQGTETEIFSFKSLKIAWKNAKLPSEREHVTPFFYNNKNKFRILNVKNEEDLSNLRWCLDRKEDLIVLRKIVSTIKSRPILTKHILNMYKMEPKVFEKNKRYSALEGYMKSLNDDVKFLHNQD encoded by the coding sequence ATGATTGGTTGTATTATTCAAGCTAGAATGGGATCAACTAGATTACCTGAAAAAGTTATGAAAACATTAGAAAAGAATGTAACTGTTTTAGACTTTGTTATTGAACAAATTAATAAATCTAAATTTATTGATAAAATAATTATTGCAACTACAACTCTTTCAGAAGATGATGTGATAGAAGATCATGTAAAAAGCTTAGGCATTTCTGTTTTTCGAGGTAAATCTCATGATGTTCTAGATAGATATTATCAATGTGGAAAAAAATTCAACCTTCCAATTATTGTGAGAATAACTTCTGATTGTCCCTTAATTGATCCTGAAATTAGTGATCTTGTAATTTCAAAATTTGATCCATTAAAATATGACTATGTTTGTAATACTCACCCAAGAACTTTTCCTCAAGGCACCGAAACTGAAATTTTTTCATTTAAATCTCTTAAGATAGCATGGAAAAATGCAAAGCTTCCATCTGAACGGGAACACGTTACTCCCTTTTTTTATAATAATAAAAATAAATTCAGAATTTTAAATGTCAAAAATGAAGAAGATCTTTCCAATCTTAGATGGTGTTTAGATCGAAAAGAAGATCTTATAGTATTGAGAAAAATTGTTTCAACAATAAAATCTAGACCGATTCTTACAAAACATATTTTAAATATGTATAAAATGGAGCCTAAAGTTTTTGAAAAAAATAAACGATATTCTGCTCTTGAGGGTTATATGAAATCGCTTAATGACGATGTAAAATTCTTGCATAACCAAGATTAA
- a CDS encoding DUF4910 domain-containing protein, protein MDSDSISNFDSHSIGKKMTELMKILFPIPRSITGNGVRDTLKIIQKYINLEISEIPSGTKVFDWIVPEEWNIKDAYIMNSNNEKIIDFKKSNLHILQYSIPKKTKISFEELKKHIFTLPNQPNAIPYVTSFYSKNWGFCMTHNEFLKLKNDEYFVLIDSSHTNGSLTYGEYLIKGKSENEILISTYVCHPSLCNDNLSGLVLCSILAEYLSHFDLYYSIRFLFIPETIGAITWLSLNENIVNNISHGLVATCLGDSGISTYKKSRNGNNTIDEVVELVLKESGEPYKILDFWPSGSDERQFCSPGFNLPMGSLMRTPYDMFEQYHTSLDNLAFMNEACLVNSFFKYVKIIEKLNKNYQDTHIRSNTFLKNKKSIDGDPVFLNLFPKCEPQLGKRGLYNNQGGIKGQEILIQKKAIAWLLNFSDGKHSLKDIEKKSGLDYNILYDASNILIENKLIIKL, encoded by the coding sequence ATGGACTCTGATTCTATTTCAAATTTTGATTCACATTCCATTGGGAAAAAAATGACTGAATTAATGAAGATTCTTTTCCCTATTCCAAGAAGTATTACTGGTAACGGTGTTAGAGACACCCTAAAAATTATCCAAAAATACATTAACTTAGAAATTTCTGAAATACCTTCAGGTACAAAGGTTTTTGATTGGATCGTGCCTGAAGAATGGAATATTAAAGATGCTTATATAATGAATTCTAATAATGAAAAGATTATTGACTTCAAAAAATCTAATTTACATATTTTACAATACAGTATTCCAAAAAAAACAAAAATAAGTTTTGAGGAATTAAAAAAACACATCTTTACACTGCCTAACCAACCTAATGCAATTCCCTATGTGACCTCATTTTATTCAAAAAATTGGGGGTTTTGTATGACTCATAATGAATTTCTAAAATTAAAAAATGATGAATATTTTGTGCTTATTGATTCTTCACATACAAATGGAAGCTTAACCTATGGAGAATATCTAATTAAAGGAAAATCAGAAAATGAAATATTAATCTCAACATATGTATGTCATCCATCATTATGTAATGATAATCTATCTGGATTGGTTTTATGTTCAATTCTCGCTGAATACCTTAGTCACTTTGACTTGTATTATTCTATCCGATTCTTATTTATTCCAGAAACAATAGGTGCCATTACTTGGCTCTCATTAAATGAAAATATTGTAAATAACATTTCTCATGGATTAGTTGCAACATGTCTAGGCGATTCAGGAATTTCAACATATAAAAAATCACGTAATGGTAATAATACAATTGACGAGGTTGTTGAACTTGTACTAAAAGAATCTGGCGAACCATATAAAATCTTAGATTTTTGGCCATCTGGAAGTGACGAACGACAGTTTTGTTCACCTGGCTTTAATTTACCAATGGGTTCTTTGATGAGAACTCCTTATGACATGTTTGAACAATATCATACATCATTAGATAATTTAGCTTTTATGAATGAAGCCTGTCTAGTAAATAGCTTTTTTAAATATGTCAAAATTATTGAAAAATTAAATAAAAATTACCAAGATACGCACATAAGATCTAATACATTCCTTAAAAATAAAAAATCAATTGACGGTGATCCGGTTTTTCTTAATTTATTTCCTAAATGTGAGCCACAATTAGGAAAAAGGGGGTTATATAATAATCAGGGTGGAATAAAAGGCCAAGAAATTTTAATACAAAAAAAAGCAATTGCTTGGTTGCTAAATTTTTCTGATGGAAAACATTCATTGAAAGATATTGAAAAAAAATCAGGTTTAGATTATAACATTTTATATGATGCTTCAAATATTTTAATCGAAAATAAACTTATAATTAAGTTGTAA